One Triplophysa rosa linkage group LG9, Trosa_1v2, whole genome shotgun sequence genomic window carries:
- the fndc5a gene encoding fibronectin type III domain-containing protein 5, protein MRGFFMTTPLLVLSCFGASWVVADSLVAPVNVSIKDLKSNYALLTWDTPDRESVIGFAITQQKKDVHMLRFIQEVNTTMRSCALWDLEADSDYIVHVQSISVSGPSPVSEPLQFRTPREAETQASKSKEEVTMEEVEQNAQLRAGEFIIIVVVLVMWAGVIALFCRQYDIIKDNEPNNNKDKAKNSSECSTPEHPSGGLLRSKV, encoded by the exons ATGAGGGGATTCTTCATGACCACGCCGCTGCTCGTATTGAGCTGCTTTGGAGCGTCGTGGGTCGTCGCTG ACAGCTTGGTAGCTCCAGTGAACGTGTCGATCAAAGATCTGAAGTCCAACTATGCTCTGCTCACATGGGACACGCCAGACAGGGAGTCAGTCATCGGATTTGCCATCACACAGCAG AAAAAAGACGTGCACATGCTGCGCTTCATCCAGGAAGTGAACACCACTATGAGGAGctgtgcattgtgggatttggAGGCAGACTCAGACTACATTGTGCACGTTCAATCCATCAGCGTAAGCGGACCGAGTCCTGTCAGTGAACCGCTGCAGTTCAGAACACCGAGAGAAGCTGAAACACAAGCATCCAAAAGCAAAG AAGAAGTTACCATGGAAGAAGTAGAACAGAATGCTCAGCTGAGGGCAGGAGAGTTCATCATCATCGTGGTGGTTCTGGTCATGTGGGCCG GTGTGATAGCTCTCTTCTGCCGTCAGTATGACATCATCAAAGACAACGAACCAAACAATAATAAGGATAAAGCCAAGAACTCATCCGAGTGCAGTACGCCCGAGCATCCATCAGGTGGACTGCTGCGGAGCAAAGTATAA